One stretch of Streptomyces sp. R21 DNA includes these proteins:
- a CDS encoding MFS transporter, whose amino-acid sequence MVLILAVTCAVAVGNIYFPQAIGPLVAAGLHVSPDSAAAVVTATQIGYTAGMVLLVPLGDRLPHRSFLVALLALTGLALLAAGCAPALPALIAASTLVGLTTVGAQIVGPLAAGLVAADRQGAVIGTLLSGSTGGMLLARTFSGTLGEWLGWRAPYVVAAVLALILATVLAFAVPTTTPSSRQPYTALLAEPLRLLRTEPDLRRSCFYQATVFAGFSAVWTCLALLLAGPAYGLGAQAVGMIALVGAVTMVCTPLAGRLVDRYGPDPVNLVCMFGVLVSAAILTVGTRGGTLGLTSLTLGTLLLDTAMQSGMVANQVRVYALRADARSRLNTAYMTCAYLGGSAGSWLGVRVWGQAGWWGVCVLVALLAALALARHLLALYKLEESPARNRTANADGRGHHPGAGGKDQASCGASVTRPRRRLTRRGRGGHATGARRAPRTG is encoded by the coding sequence ATGGTCCTGATACTGGCTGTCACATGCGCCGTGGCAGTGGGCAACATCTACTTCCCGCAGGCCATCGGTCCACTGGTCGCCGCCGGGCTGCACGTGTCGCCCGATTCCGCCGCTGCGGTGGTGACCGCCACGCAGATCGGCTACACGGCCGGGATGGTCTTGTTGGTGCCGCTCGGCGACCGGCTCCCGCACCGCTCGTTCCTCGTCGCCCTCCTCGCCCTGACCGGCCTGGCACTGCTCGCAGCGGGTTGCGCACCGGCTCTGCCGGCCCTCATTGCCGCCAGCACCCTTGTCGGCCTGACTACCGTGGGCGCGCAGATCGTCGGCCCCCTGGCGGCTGGTCTCGTGGCCGCCGACCGCCAAGGAGCGGTGATCGGCACCCTGCTGAGCGGATCGACCGGCGGCATGCTGCTGGCCCGGACCTTCAGCGGCACGCTCGGTGAGTGGCTGGGTTGGCGGGCCCCCTACGTGGTCGCCGCGGTCCTGGCCCTGATCCTCGCCACCGTCTTGGCGTTCGCGGTGCCGACCACAACCCCGTCCTCCCGCCAGCCGTACACAGCGCTCCTGGCCGAGCCGCTGCGCCTGCTGCGCACCGAGCCAGACCTGCGCCGCTCGTGCTTCTACCAGGCAACCGTCTTCGCCGGGTTCTCCGCGGTCTGGACCTGCCTGGCGCTCCTGCTCGCCGGACCGGCCTACGGGCTGGGTGCCCAGGCGGTAGGAATGATCGCCCTGGTCGGCGCGGTGACCATGGTCTGCACCCCGCTCGCCGGCCGTCTGGTGGACCGCTACGGCCCCGATCCAGTGAACCTGGTCTGCATGTTTGGCGTCCTCGTCTCGGCCGCGATCCTCACCGTTGGTACCCGGGGCGGCACGCTGGGCCTGACCTCCCTGACACTCGGCACGCTGCTCCTCGACACCGCGATGCAGTCCGGCATGGTCGCCAATCAAGTCCGCGTCTACGCCCTGCGCGCCGACGCCCGCAGCAGGCTCAACACCGCCTACATGACCTGCGCCTATCTGGGCGGCAGCGCAGGTTCCTGGCTCGGAGTACGCGTCTGGGGCCAGGCTGGCTGGTGGGGTGTGTGCGTGCTCGTAGCGCTGCTTGCCGCACTCGCCCTGGCTCGCCACCTACTGGCGCTGTACAAGCTCGAGGAAAGCCCGGCCAGGAACCGCACGGCGAATGCGGATGGCCGCGGCCACCACCCTGGTGCTGGTGGAAAGGATCAGGCATCGTGCGGCGCCTCCGTTACTCGGCCTCGCCGTCGTCTGACTCGTCGTGGGCGTGGGGGTCACGCAACGGGCGCACGCCGGGCGCCGCGGACTGGGTGA
- a CDS encoding SDR family NAD(P)-dependent oxidoreductase — protein MTPTTHVQRTAVVTGAARGIGAAVARRLAGDGLAVGVIDLDETDCGDTVEALTSAGGAAPAVAADVSDEAAVTAAVVRIAAASGPPTVLVCNAGIGPRADLVDMTAQQWDTVLGINLSGPFFAARAVCPHMVTASWGRIVIMSSSSAVGDAGRVDYTGAEVGLIGFTKSLALQLGPHGVTANAIAPDFVVSDMTRASARRLGLSFEEFRHRAEQSIPVGRVGLPDDITHTDSFLVSPGAGFVSGQVIYVADGPVD, from the coding sequence ATGACACCCACAACTCATGTGCAGCGGACGGCGGTTGTCACCGGTGCTGCCCGCGGTATCGGCGCCGCTGTTGCCAGGCGCCTGGCGGGCGACGGCCTGGCCGTCGGCGTGATCGATCTGGACGAGACGGACTGCGGCGATACCGTGGAGGCCCTCACAAGTGCCGGCGGCGCAGCGCCGGCCGTCGCCGCTGATGTCTCCGACGAGGCCGCGGTCACTGCGGCCGTCGTCCGGATCGCCGCCGCGTCTGGACCGCCGACGGTGCTGGTCTGCAACGCCGGCATCGGACCCCGTGCTGATCTTGTGGACATGACCGCGCAGCAGTGGGACACGGTCTTGGGGATCAACCTCAGCGGCCCGTTCTTCGCCGCCCGGGCCGTCTGCCCGCACATGGTGACGGCCAGCTGGGGACGCATCGTCATCATGTCGAGCAGCTCCGCGGTCGGTGATGCCGGCCGCGTCGACTACACCGGCGCGGAGGTGGGTTTGATCGGATTCACCAAATCCCTCGCTCTCCAGCTCGGCCCGCATGGCGTGACCGCGAACGCCATCGCGCCGGACTTCGTCGTGAGCGACATGACCAGAGCCTCGGCCCGGCGACTCGGCCTGAGCTTCGAGGAGTTCCGGCACAGGGCGGAGCAGTCCATCCCGGTCGGCCGGGTGGGCCTGCCTGACGACATCACACATACCGACTCCTTCCTCGTAAGTCCCGGGGCGGGGTTCGTCTCCGGCCAGGTCATCTACGTCGCGGACGGGCCGGTGGACTGA